The Periplaneta americana isolate PAMFEO1 chromosome 2, P.americana_PAMFEO1_priV1, whole genome shotgun sequence genome has a window encoding:
- the LOC138690939 gene encoding zinc finger protein 235-like, with amino-acid sequence MEAFTSEVDVENGEEKPFFITKNSLKVEVSDIKLESSELMYELTSDIKHEENEDRVTFPIIKCEVEEESWQEDAVKEELKADVTNEGVEFTDRAMQLQSKYDDRSHEINTLEKSQDYSDTFMHTSTDTNPKKCDICDESFTYLDSLRQHSLTHLDDVTFKCPTCEKGFTQLRYLRQHELIHTGKKPFKCNICGKNFQLLSHLRRHVLTHTGNKPFKCDVCERRFGLLGNLRQHALIHTGNKRFKCKICGKGFFRLPNLRKHTFTHTSETPFKCESCGKSFTTGHYLRQHERIHTRNKQFKCEICEECFTLPYYLRIHTISHNSDNLKCKTCGKCFSRVNFEQHELTHSADKRFKCKICEKSFALRHHLQRHALTHTGDKPFTCDICEKSFSQPTHLRRHALTHTGDKSFKCETCEKRFGRPDHLRQHAVTHMDEKPFKCELCGKSFAEHFRLKRHSTTHVGAENLT; translated from the exons ATGGAAGCATTCACTTCAGAGGTTGATGTCGAAAATGGAGAAGAAAAGCCTTTCTTTATT ACAAAGAATTCGTTGAAAGTGGAAGTCAGTGACATCAAACTGGAATCGTCCGAGTTGATGTACGAGCTCACATCAGACATAAAACACGAAGAAAATGAAGATCGTGTTACGTTCCCAATTATAAAATGTGAAGTTGAG gaaGAATCTTGGCAAGAGGATGCAGTAAAAGAGGAACTGAAGGCAGATGTGACAAATGAAGGTGTTGAGTTTACTGATAG GGCTATGCAGCTGCAGTCCAAATATGATGACAGGAGCCACGAAATTAACACATTGGAGAAATCTCAAGATTATTCCGACACATTCATGCACACGTCTACTGATACAAATCCAAAGAAATGCGACATTTGTGATGAAAGTTTTACATATCTTGATTCTCTTCGTCAGCACTCATTAACTCATTTGGATGATGTAACTTTCAAGTGCCCAACATGTGAGAAAGGTTTTACGCAACTTCGTTATCTTCGGCAACATGAATTAATTCATACAGGcaaaaagccattcaaatgcaatATTTGCGGGAAGAATTTTCAACTACTTTCTCACCTACGACGACATGTATTGACTCATACCGGcaataaacctttcaaatgtgacgtTTGCGAGAGGAGGTTTGGGCTACTTGGTAACCTTCGCCAACATGCATTAATTCACACAGGAAATAAACGCTTCAAATGCAAAATATGTGGTAAGGGATTCTTCCGTCTTCCTAATCTTCGAAAACATACATTCACGCACACTAGTGAGACGCCTTTCAAATGCGAATCTTGTGGTAAGAGTTTTACAACAGGGCACTATCTTCGACAACATGAAAGAATTCACACAAGGAATAAGCAGTTCAAATGCGAAATTTGTGAGGAATGCTTTACATTACCCTATTATCTTCGAATTCATACAATAAGTCATAATAGTGATAATTTGAAATGCAAAACATGTGGGAAGTGTTTTTCAAGAGTTAATTTTGAACAGCACGAATTAACTCACTCCGCCGATAAACGCTTCAAATGCAAGATCTGTGAGAAAAGTTTTGCACTACGTCACCATCTTCAGCGACATGCATTAACCCATACAGGTGATAAACCTTTCACTTGCGACATTTGTGAAAAGAGTTTTTCACAACCCACTCACCTTCGTCGACATGCATTGACTCATACGGGTGATAAATCTTTCAAATGTGAAACTTGTGAGAAGAGATTTGGACGGCCCGATCATCTTCGACAACATGCAGTGACTCACATGGATGAAAAGCCCTTCAAATGCGAGTTGTGTGGAAAAAGTTTTGCAGAGCATTTTCGTCTAAAAAGGCATTCTACAACTCACGTGGGTGCTGAGAATTTGacgtaa